The proteins below are encoded in one region of Centropristis striata isolate RG_2023a ecotype Rhode Island chromosome 12, C.striata_1.0, whole genome shotgun sequence:
- the tnip1 gene encoding TNFAIP3-interacting protein 1 isoform X2, with amino-acid sequence MEGKGPYRIYDPGGSEVKAREEAGGGSSYRQLLEENSILRERMKGLKSLGDLLEESQSEASRLRQRVEELVRDNEALKSSSFAASLCMGGPVQTETQSKPCLHPTAEQKEEQTSCIGRTLQPEKPNEALTEFEVVNVDGKTSEALTAGSVAGVIPVLPQENIELASQLKRLESSFSIFAEESNPNQLLAHLGRMAVEFHHLSSKVQKNEQRTSLLQTLCEQLRQENNELRKKMEEDHHIRNRDLEQLRQENQKLKELVTGGAATTATSSTAPADSEASEAKEEPVKEESAAVRPKMEATTPQKSGKAAEKTPTKPCDVEVYEKKIKLLEKQRKDVLEVNKQWDIQWNSMKSQFEQKITDLRQRLAESQKTVIELEAEREQRQRDYDKKLLLAKSKIENVQGEKECLNSETTELKQKIRYLQDQLLPLSKQREYQEKEIQRLNRALEEALNLHTPSSSQQPPGQGNFADAANNLKKQELLTQIAVLKEQVKIFEEDFRKERSDRERMNEEKEDLRRQVERLQGQITNLTNQLHQAQNECQRERTERCKLERLQMQHHKQVGPQGLEGWPVHFPPRMPNAAGATAAAAAAPPPVRDFQPVTPGFPWQSSFPQPRGARAVGESSRPPPENADQSAAAAAAAAAAAAGFGKRERQNIDPGKH; translated from the exons ATGGAAGGGAAAGGCCCGTACCGCATCTATGATCCAGGTGGGAGTGAGGTCAAGGCCCGGGAAGAGGCCGGAGGGGGAAGTAGCTATCGACAGCTACTGGAGGAGAACAGCATACTGAGGGAGCGGATGAAGGGACTTAAGAGCTTAG GTGATTTGCTGGAAGAGTCTCAATCAGAGGCATCGAGGCTTCGGCAGCGTGTGGAGGAACTTGTGAGAGACAACGAGGCCCTCAAGTCCTCCAGCTTTGCTGCCAGTCTGTGTATGGGAGGGCCAGTTCAAACTGAGACACAAA GTAAACCCTGTTTACACCCCACTGCTGAGCAGAAGGAGGAGCAAACAAGCTGTATAGGGAGGACGCTTCAGCCTGAGAAGCCCAAT GAGGCCTTAACGGAGTTTGAGGTCGTGAATGTCGATGGGAAGACTTCAGAAGCCTTGACT GCCGGGTCAGTGGCAGGCGTAATCCCCGTCCTGCCTCAGGAGAACATCGAGCTAGCCAGCCAGCTCAAGAGACTCGAGAGCTCCTTCAGCATATTTGCAGAGGAGTCCAACCCTAACCAGCTGTTGGCTCACCTCGGCCGGATGGCTGTGGAGTTTCACCATCTTTCCTCTAAGGTCCAGAAGAATGAACAGAGGACTTCCCTCCTTCAG acTCTCTGTGAGCAGCTCAGACAGGAGAACAATGAGCTTCGAAAGAAAATGGAAGAGGATCATCATATCAGGAATCGAGACTTGGAACAGCTGAg ACAGGAAAATCAGAAGCTTAAGGAGCTGGTCACAGGCGGAGCAGCAACAACGGCAACATCATCCACAGCGCCAGCAGACTCTGAAGCTTCAGAGGCCAAAGAGGAACCTGTGAAGGAGGAATCAGCTGCTGTGAGACCCAAGATGGAGGCCACCACACCGCAGAAG AGTGGAAAAGCTGCAGAGAAAACCCCAACTAAACCTTGTGATGTTGAGGTGTATGAAAAGAAGATCAAGCTTTTGGAGAAGCAGAGAAAGGAT GTGCTGGAGGTGAACAAGCAGTGGGACATTCAGTGGAACTCCATGAAGTCACAGTTTGAACAGAAG ATCACAGACCTCAGACAACGGCTGGCTGAGTCCCAGAAAACTGTAATCGAGTTGGAGGCAGAGCGAGAACAGAGGCAGCGCGACTATGACAAGAAGCTGCTGCTGGCAAAGTCCAAGATTGAAAATGTACAG GGTGAGAAGGAGTGCCTCAACTCTGAGACCACTGAGCTGAAGCAGAAGATTCGCTACCTGCAGGATCAGCTGCTGCCCCTCAGCAAACAGAGGGAGTACCAGGAGAAGGAGATCCAACGCCTCAACAGG GCTCTGGAGGAAGCCTTAAACCTGCACACCCCTTCATCCTCCCAACAACCACCTGGTCAGGGTAACTTTGCCGATGCAGCCAATAACCTGAAGAAACAGGAACTGCTCACTCAAATTGCTGTACTAAAGGAACAG GTAAAGATCTTCGAAGAAGACTTCAGAAAAGAGAGGAGTGACAGGGAGCGAATGAATGAGGAAAAAGAGGACTTGAGGCGGCAAGTTGAAAGACTCCAGGGTCAGATTACTAATTTGACCAATCAG CTTCATCAGGCACAGAACGAATGTCAGAGAGAACGTACGGAGAGATGTAAGCTGGAGAGACTGCAGATGCAGCATCACAAACAG GTGGGACCGCAGGGCCTTGAGGGCTGGCCCGTACACTTCCCTCCCCGGATGCCCAATGCAGCAGGCGCCACAGCTGCAGCCGCCGCAGCACCGCCCCCTGTACGAGACTTCCAGCCTGTTACCCCG GGTTTTCCTTGGCAGTCGTCATTCCCGCAGCCCAGAGGGGCCAGAGCAGTAGGAGAGAGTTCGAGACCACCACCAGAGAATGCAG ATCAGTCcgcggcggcagcagcagcagcagcagcagctgcagcaggattTGGAAAAAGGGAGCGACAGAACATTGATCCTGGAAAGCACTAA
- the tnip1 gene encoding TNFAIP3-interacting protein 1 isoform X3, protein MEGKGPYRIYDPGGSEVKAREEAGGGSSYRQLLEENSILRERMKGLKSLGDLLEESQSEASRLRQRVEELVRDNEALKSSSFAASLCMGGPVQTETQSKPCLHPTAEQKEEQTSCIGRTLQPEKPNEALTEFEVVNVDGKTSEALTAGSVAGVIPVLPQENIELASQLKRLESSFSIFAEESNPNQLLAHLGRMAVEFHHLSSKVQKNEQRTSLLQTLCEQLRQENNELRKKMEEDHHIRNRDLEQLRQENQKLKELVTGGAATTATSSTAPADSEASEAKEEPVKEESAAVRPKMEATTPQKSGKAAEKTPTKPCDVEVYEKKIKLLEKQRKDVLEVNKQWDIQWNSMKSQFEQKITDLRQRLAESQKTVIELEAEREQRQRDYDKKLLLAKSKIENVQGEKECLNSETTELKQKIRYLQDQLLPLSKQREYQEKEIQRLNRALEEALNLHTPSSSQQPPGQGNFADAANNLKKQELLTQIAVLKEQVKIFEEDFRKERSDRERMNEEKEDLRRQVERLQGQITNLTNQLHQAQNECQRERTERCKLERLQMQHHKQGFPWQSSFPQPRGARAVGESSRPPPENADQSAAAAAAAAAAAAGFGKRERQNIDPGKH, encoded by the exons ATGGAAGGGAAAGGCCCGTACCGCATCTATGATCCAGGTGGGAGTGAGGTCAAGGCCCGGGAAGAGGCCGGAGGGGGAAGTAGCTATCGACAGCTACTGGAGGAGAACAGCATACTGAGGGAGCGGATGAAGGGACTTAAGAGCTTAG GTGATTTGCTGGAAGAGTCTCAATCAGAGGCATCGAGGCTTCGGCAGCGTGTGGAGGAACTTGTGAGAGACAACGAGGCCCTCAAGTCCTCCAGCTTTGCTGCCAGTCTGTGTATGGGAGGGCCAGTTCAAACTGAGACACAAA GTAAACCCTGTTTACACCCCACTGCTGAGCAGAAGGAGGAGCAAACAAGCTGTATAGGGAGGACGCTTCAGCCTGAGAAGCCCAAT GAGGCCTTAACGGAGTTTGAGGTCGTGAATGTCGATGGGAAGACTTCAGAAGCCTTGACT GCCGGGTCAGTGGCAGGCGTAATCCCCGTCCTGCCTCAGGAGAACATCGAGCTAGCCAGCCAGCTCAAGAGACTCGAGAGCTCCTTCAGCATATTTGCAGAGGAGTCCAACCCTAACCAGCTGTTGGCTCACCTCGGCCGGATGGCTGTGGAGTTTCACCATCTTTCCTCTAAGGTCCAGAAGAATGAACAGAGGACTTCCCTCCTTCAG acTCTCTGTGAGCAGCTCAGACAGGAGAACAATGAGCTTCGAAAGAAAATGGAAGAGGATCATCATATCAGGAATCGAGACTTGGAACAGCTGAg ACAGGAAAATCAGAAGCTTAAGGAGCTGGTCACAGGCGGAGCAGCAACAACGGCAACATCATCCACAGCGCCAGCAGACTCTGAAGCTTCAGAGGCCAAAGAGGAACCTGTGAAGGAGGAATCAGCTGCTGTGAGACCCAAGATGGAGGCCACCACACCGCAGAAG AGTGGAAAAGCTGCAGAGAAAACCCCAACTAAACCTTGTGATGTTGAGGTGTATGAAAAGAAGATCAAGCTTTTGGAGAAGCAGAGAAAGGAT GTGCTGGAGGTGAACAAGCAGTGGGACATTCAGTGGAACTCCATGAAGTCACAGTTTGAACAGAAG ATCACAGACCTCAGACAACGGCTGGCTGAGTCCCAGAAAACTGTAATCGAGTTGGAGGCAGAGCGAGAACAGAGGCAGCGCGACTATGACAAGAAGCTGCTGCTGGCAAAGTCCAAGATTGAAAATGTACAG GGTGAGAAGGAGTGCCTCAACTCTGAGACCACTGAGCTGAAGCAGAAGATTCGCTACCTGCAGGATCAGCTGCTGCCCCTCAGCAAACAGAGGGAGTACCAGGAGAAGGAGATCCAACGCCTCAACAGG GCTCTGGAGGAAGCCTTAAACCTGCACACCCCTTCATCCTCCCAACAACCACCTGGTCAGGGTAACTTTGCCGATGCAGCCAATAACCTGAAGAAACAGGAACTGCTCACTCAAATTGCTGTACTAAAGGAACAG GTAAAGATCTTCGAAGAAGACTTCAGAAAAGAGAGGAGTGACAGGGAGCGAATGAATGAGGAAAAAGAGGACTTGAGGCGGCAAGTTGAAAGACTCCAGGGTCAGATTACTAATTTGACCAATCAG CTTCATCAGGCACAGAACGAATGTCAGAGAGAACGTACGGAGAGATGTAAGCTGGAGAGACTGCAGATGCAGCATCACAAACAG GGTTTTCCTTGGCAGTCGTCATTCCCGCAGCCCAGAGGGGCCAGAGCAGTAGGAGAGAGTTCGAGACCACCACCAGAGAATGCAG ATCAGTCcgcggcggcagcagcagcagcagcagcagctgcagcaggattTGGAAAAAGGGAGCGACAGAACATTGATCCTGGAAAGCACTAA
- the tnip1 gene encoding TNFAIP3-interacting protein 1 isoform X1: MEGKGPYRIYDPGGSEVKAREEAGGGSSYRQLLEENSILRERMKGLKSLGDLLEESQSEASRLRQRVEELVRDNEALKSSSFAASLCMGGPVQTETQSKPCLHPTAEQKEEQTSCIGRTLQPEKPNEALTEFEVVNVDGKTSEALTAGSVAGVIPVLPQENIELASQLKRLESSFSIFAEESNPNQLLAHLGRMAVEFHHLSSKVQKNEQRTSLLQTLCEQLRQENNELRKKMEEDHHIRNRDLEQLRQENQKLKELVTGGAATTATSSTAPADSEASEAKEEPVKEESAAVRPKMEATTPQKSGKAAEKTPTKPCDVEVYEKKIKLLEKQRKDVLEVNKQWDIQWNSMKSQFEQKITDLRQRLAESQKTVIELEAEREQRQRDYDKKLLLAKSKIENVQGEKECLNSETTELKQKIRYLQDQLLPLSKQREYQEKEIQRLNRALEEALNLHTPSSSQQPPGQGNFADAANNLKKQELLTQIAVLKEQVKIFEEDFRKERSDRERMNEEKEDLRRQVERLQGQITNLTNQLHQAQNECQRERTERCKLERLQMQHHKQGQQQERRTSDPTSGSVNGPLSPPYCGPFVQVGPQGLEGWPVHFPPRMPNAAGATAAAAAAPPPVRDFQPVTPGFPWQSSFPQPRGARAVGESSRPPPENADQSAAAAAAAAAAAAGFGKRERQNIDPGKH, from the exons ATGGAAGGGAAAGGCCCGTACCGCATCTATGATCCAGGTGGGAGTGAGGTCAAGGCCCGGGAAGAGGCCGGAGGGGGAAGTAGCTATCGACAGCTACTGGAGGAGAACAGCATACTGAGGGAGCGGATGAAGGGACTTAAGAGCTTAG GTGATTTGCTGGAAGAGTCTCAATCAGAGGCATCGAGGCTTCGGCAGCGTGTGGAGGAACTTGTGAGAGACAACGAGGCCCTCAAGTCCTCCAGCTTTGCTGCCAGTCTGTGTATGGGAGGGCCAGTTCAAACTGAGACACAAA GTAAACCCTGTTTACACCCCACTGCTGAGCAGAAGGAGGAGCAAACAAGCTGTATAGGGAGGACGCTTCAGCCTGAGAAGCCCAAT GAGGCCTTAACGGAGTTTGAGGTCGTGAATGTCGATGGGAAGACTTCAGAAGCCTTGACT GCCGGGTCAGTGGCAGGCGTAATCCCCGTCCTGCCTCAGGAGAACATCGAGCTAGCCAGCCAGCTCAAGAGACTCGAGAGCTCCTTCAGCATATTTGCAGAGGAGTCCAACCCTAACCAGCTGTTGGCTCACCTCGGCCGGATGGCTGTGGAGTTTCACCATCTTTCCTCTAAGGTCCAGAAGAATGAACAGAGGACTTCCCTCCTTCAG acTCTCTGTGAGCAGCTCAGACAGGAGAACAATGAGCTTCGAAAGAAAATGGAAGAGGATCATCATATCAGGAATCGAGACTTGGAACAGCTGAg ACAGGAAAATCAGAAGCTTAAGGAGCTGGTCACAGGCGGAGCAGCAACAACGGCAACATCATCCACAGCGCCAGCAGACTCTGAAGCTTCAGAGGCCAAAGAGGAACCTGTGAAGGAGGAATCAGCTGCTGTGAGACCCAAGATGGAGGCCACCACACCGCAGAAG AGTGGAAAAGCTGCAGAGAAAACCCCAACTAAACCTTGTGATGTTGAGGTGTATGAAAAGAAGATCAAGCTTTTGGAGAAGCAGAGAAAGGAT GTGCTGGAGGTGAACAAGCAGTGGGACATTCAGTGGAACTCCATGAAGTCACAGTTTGAACAGAAG ATCACAGACCTCAGACAACGGCTGGCTGAGTCCCAGAAAACTGTAATCGAGTTGGAGGCAGAGCGAGAACAGAGGCAGCGCGACTATGACAAGAAGCTGCTGCTGGCAAAGTCCAAGATTGAAAATGTACAG GGTGAGAAGGAGTGCCTCAACTCTGAGACCACTGAGCTGAAGCAGAAGATTCGCTACCTGCAGGATCAGCTGCTGCCCCTCAGCAAACAGAGGGAGTACCAGGAGAAGGAGATCCAACGCCTCAACAGG GCTCTGGAGGAAGCCTTAAACCTGCACACCCCTTCATCCTCCCAACAACCACCTGGTCAGGGTAACTTTGCCGATGCAGCCAATAACCTGAAGAAACAGGAACTGCTCACTCAAATTGCTGTACTAAAGGAACAG GTAAAGATCTTCGAAGAAGACTTCAGAAAAGAGAGGAGTGACAGGGAGCGAATGAATGAGGAAAAAGAGGACTTGAGGCGGCAAGTTGAAAGACTCCAGGGTCAGATTACTAATTTGACCAATCAG CTTCATCAGGCACAGAACGAATGTCAGAGAGAACGTACGGAGAGATGTAAGCTGGAGAGACTGCAGATGCAGCATCACAAACAG GGGCAGCAGCAGGAAAGACGTACCTCAGACCCCACGTCAGGCTCAGTGAACGGCCCGCTGAGCCCTCCCTACTGTGGTCCCTTTGTGCAGGTGGGACCGCAGGGCCTTGAGGGCTGGCCCGTACACTTCCCTCCCCGGATGCCCAATGCAGCAGGCGCCACAGCTGCAGCCGCCGCAGCACCGCCCCCTGTACGAGACTTCCAGCCTGTTACCCCG GGTTTTCCTTGGCAGTCGTCATTCCCGCAGCCCAGAGGGGCCAGAGCAGTAGGAGAGAGTTCGAGACCACCACCAGAGAATGCAG ATCAGTCcgcggcggcagcagcagcagcagcagcagctgcagcaggattTGGAAAAAGGGAGCGACAGAACATTGATCCTGGAAAGCACTAA